A part of Candidatus Saccharibacteria bacterium genomic DNA contains:
- a CDS encoding Crp/Fnr family transcriptional regulator: MVRADENPPGVFYLASGTVRQYDITEQGTVIIVNIFKPPAFFPMSWAINQTENSYFFEAMEPVELWLAPREDMVNFTRDNPDVAFNLLSRLYRGTDGLLLKMAHLMGASARSRLMLELIIAAKRFGKPSPKGEIKLNITAGELAAQTGLTRETVSRELQKLKAEKLVRVSFGIIVISNLTALEEAHGLGVQGAI; the protein is encoded by the coding sequence TTGGTCCGGGCAGATGAGAATCCGCCAGGTGTGTTTTACCTGGCCAGCGGCACAGTCCGCCAATACGACATCACCGAACAAGGGACGGTTATTATCGTTAATATATTCAAGCCACCAGCTTTCTTTCCGATGTCCTGGGCTATAAATCAAACTGAGAATAGCTATTTTTTTGAAGCCATGGAGCCGGTAGAGTTGTGGCTGGCGCCCAGAGAAGATATGGTGAATTTTACCCGCGACAATCCTGACGTAGCATTCAACCTGTTAAGCCGTCTTTATCGTGGTACCGATGGGCTTTTGCTAAAAATGGCTCACTTAATGGGTGCCAGTGCGCGCAGTCGGCTAATGTTAGAACTGATTATAGCCGCCAAACGCTTTGGTAAGCCGTCGCCGAAGGGTGAAATTAAGTTGAACATCACGGCTGGAGAATTAGCCGCACAAACTGGACTTACCCGCGAAACAGTAAGTAGAGAGCTGCAAAAGCTCAAGGCTGAAAAATTAGTTAGGGTTTCTTTTGGTATTATTGTTATCTCCAATCTTACCGCCCTTGAAGAGGCGCACGGTTTAGGAGTTCAGGGAGCCATTTGA
- a CDS encoding YHS domain-containing protein — protein sequence MPTYAIDVVCGMEIPVRGKMLRSDYNGETYYFCSLHCKEHFDNAPERYAG from the coding sequence ATGCCGACCTATGCCATAGACGTGGTCTGTGGTATGGAAATACCCGTTAGGGGCAAAATGCTGAGAAGCGACTACAACGGGGAGACCTATTACTTCTGCTCATTGCATTGCAAGGAGCACTTTGATAACGCACCCGAGCGCTATGCGGGCTAA
- a CDS encoding copper-translocating P-type ATPase: MRAKLKQITSNEDQHMSNQDLQTMAHGGHDHHAHMMKEGKASLLQKFKMSMSMTMGMEHTGLAGREMAKAMELDIRNKFFFALVLSLPIIAYSPLGKNFLGLNLPEPIAAPWLLLILTTPVFFYSGWIFIYSTYKALLAKTLNMAVLIAVGISAAYFASVLLTLRGSSDSYYEAAALLITFVLFGHWMEMKSRRGTTDALQALFNLVPPQARVLRKGVESLVPTSEVVVGDTVVLKPGDKVPVDGEVVRGESAIDEALVTGESVPVTKGPGDNVIGGSINGSGTLQFKAVKVGSDTALAQIVKMVENAQNSKAPGQRIADKFAGYLVVIAVGAGLLTFFVWSVLAGEYWLSALTFAISTVVIACPDALGLATPTAVAVGTGLGAKHNILIKDATTLEQASKIEAIVLDKTGTLTEGKPRVTDIVTAKAIQESEFIRLVAAAESGSSHPLAQAVLDEAARRKLKLPSGLSGFNNISGHGVEATVEGKKVLVGTAKLMNDRNVDLKPLNNDIDRLLKNGKTLIIAAINGQAAGVLAASDPAKPTAKKAIEAMTRLGLEVVMITGDNRQTADIIARQLGIKRVFAEVLPEDKANYVKKLQKEGKFTAMVGDGVNDAPALAQADIGIAIGAGTDVAIETAKIVLMKSDPADILRAIRLSKATVRKMKQNLGWASVYNLAAIPIAAGILYPAYGIYLRPEFAALLMSVSSIFVATNAVLLKRAERQLVEI, translated from the coding sequence ATGCGGGCTAAACTTAAGCAGATAACAAGTAACGAGGATCAGCATATGAGCAACCAAGATTTACAAACCATGGCACACGGCGGTCACGATCACCATGCGCACATGATGAAAGAGGGCAAAGCCAGCCTGTTGCAAAAATTCAAGATGAGCATGAGCATGACTATGGGCATGGAGCATACCGGTCTAGCCGGGCGCGAAATGGCCAAAGCCATGGAACTTGATATCCGTAATAAATTTTTCTTTGCGCTTGTTTTATCACTACCGATTATCGCCTACTCGCCTTTGGGTAAAAACTTTCTCGGTCTAAATTTGCCTGAACCGATCGCCGCGCCGTGGCTACTGCTAATTCTGACAACCCCAGTATTTTTTTACTCCGGCTGGATCTTCATTTACTCGACATACAAGGCATTGCTGGCCAAAACTCTGAATATGGCCGTGCTGATCGCTGTCGGCATCTCGGCCGCGTACTTTGCCAGCGTCCTGCTTACACTGCGCGGAAGTTCCGACTCCTACTATGAAGCAGCGGCGTTGTTAATCACGTTCGTACTGTTCGGGCACTGGATGGAAATGAAATCGCGGCGCGGCACCACCGACGCCTTGCAGGCCTTGTTTAACCTGGTGCCGCCCCAAGCCAGGGTGTTACGCAAAGGCGTGGAATCACTGGTTCCAACCAGTGAAGTTGTGGTTGGCGACACGGTTGTACTAAAACCCGGCGACAAAGTACCGGTTGACGGTGAGGTCGTGCGGGGAGAATCCGCTATCGACGAGGCGCTGGTGACCGGAGAATCAGTGCCGGTTACCAAGGGACCAGGCGACAATGTCATTGGTGGCTCGATCAACGGTTCAGGTACCTTGCAGTTCAAAGCCGTAAAGGTGGGCAGTGACACGGCGCTGGCGCAAATTGTGAAGATGGTGGAAAACGCCCAGAATTCAAAAGCACCAGGACAAAGAATTGCCGACAAATTTGCCGGTTACCTAGTGGTCATAGCGGTGGGTGCCGGGCTGCTGACATTCTTTGTCTGGTCTGTACTTGCTGGTGAATACTGGCTGAGCGCGCTGACCTTTGCCATCTCAACGGTGGTCATTGCTTGCCCAGACGCTCTGGGGCTGGCCACGCCGACAGCCGTAGCTGTGGGCACTGGCCTCGGCGCAAAGCACAACATTCTCATTAAAGATGCCACCACGCTCGAACAGGCTTCCAAAATCGAGGCGATAGTGCTGGACAAAACCGGTACGCTTACTGAAGGCAAGCCGCGGGTTACGGATATTGTTACCGCCAAAGCTATACAGGAGAGTGAGTTTATCAGACTGGTGGCTGCCGCCGAGAGTGGCTCCAGCCACCCGCTGGCTCAGGCTGTGCTAGATGAAGCCGCCCGTCGCAAACTTAAGCTGCCGAGCGGGCTGAGCGGTTTTAACAACATATCCGGCCACGGTGTTGAGGCGACCGTGGAGGGCAAGAAAGTGCTGGTTGGCACCGCTAAACTAATGAATGATCGCAACGTGGATCTTAAACCTTTAAATAATGATATTGATCGGTTACTCAAAAACGGAAAAACTCTCATAATCGCTGCCATTAACGGACAGGCTGCTGGCGTTCTGGCAGCCTCCGATCCGGCCAAGCCAACTGCCAAAAAAGCCATTGAAGCCATGACGCGTCTTGGTCTGGAAGTCGTCATGATCACCGGAGATAATCGCCAGACAGCGGATATTATCGCTAGGCAACTGGGCATTAAGCGGGTATTCGCCGAAGTCCTGCCTGAAGACAAAGCCAACTACGTAAAAAAGCTGCAGAAAGAGGGCAAGTTTACTGCCATGGTTGGCGATGGTGTGAATGATGCTCCAGCACTAGCCCAAGCGGACATCGGCATTGCCATTGGCGCGGGTACTGATGTAGCCATCGAAACAGCCAAAATTGTGCTGATGAAATCTGACCCGGCCGATATCCTGCGAGCCATTCGTCTAAGCAAAGCGACGGTGCGCAAAATGAAACAAAACCTCGGCTGGGCCAGCGTCTATAACTTAGCGGCCATTCCGATAGCCGCCGGCATTTTATACCCGGCGTATGGTATTTACTTGCGACCGGAGTTCGCAGCACTGCTGATGTCCGTATCGTCCATATTTGTCGCCACTAACGCGGTGCTATTAAAGCGAGCCGAGCGCCAACTCGTTGAGATTTAG
- a CDS encoding DUF2933 domain-containing protein, with the protein MRIKTLYKQPKVAVPFVILSIIAAYYLITEHNAHVRSALPVVLLLAFLLLHMGMHGGHGKGLEDSSSASRNNPSAKPPHQGHEGGK; encoded by the coding sequence ATGCGGATAAAAACACTCTACAAACAGCCAAAAGTAGCCGTACCATTCGTGATTTTAAGCATTATAGCGGCCTACTATCTCATAACCGAGCATAATGCCCATGTCCGCTCAGCTCTGCCAGTAGTTCTGTTGTTGGCATTCTTGCTACTCCATATGGGGATGCACGGTGGGCATGGCAAAGGTCTAGAAGATTCATCGTCTGCGTCGCGCAACAATCCAAGCGCAAAACCACCCCACCAAGGACACGAGGGGGGCAAATAA
- a CDS encoding ABC transporter permease translates to MARKNLFQEKTRLAISVGGVAFSVLLMIMLQGLNAGFSNILGQYLGLVSTDLWVASANTGNIMDPSFLPPTLGERLEKIDGVASARPFGMQNITTNVNGKDLAFYMIAYDSSTDAGKPLKVGEGQTTPGSGEIVIDRIVAKSNKIKIGDSITFADKKLKVVGLSEGTFILSTSFAFINKTDASAVYALPTTTNYWLVSVTPGADVQKVQAAINSQIPGVNAHIKDHFVQVNINLIRDIVTPVFGALVVLGALIGLAVIGLTIFTSTIEKAKEYGVLKAIGLKNRQLYAVVIEQALIAATLGFILGAALAYALNPLIVSAVPQFVTQLRPLDIAWIFGITVVIAIASSYIPLRRLNQIDPAEVFRS, encoded by the coding sequence TTGGCAAGAAAAAACCTGTTCCAAGAAAAAACCCGACTGGCCATAAGCGTAGGTGGCGTAGCCTTCAGCGTGTTGCTGATGATAATGTTACAAGGCCTGAATGCGGGTTTTAGCAATATTCTCGGTCAGTATCTCGGGTTAGTGTCAACGGACTTGTGGGTGGCCAGTGCCAACACTGGGAATATCATGGATCCGTCTTTTTTGCCGCCGACACTAGGGGAACGGCTAGAAAAAATTGATGGCGTAGCTAGTGCTCGTCCATTCGGCATGCAAAACATAACGACAAATGTAAATGGCAAAGACCTGGCGTTTTACATGATTGCCTACGATTCTTCGACTGACGCCGGGAAACCGCTGAAGGTCGGTGAAGGCCAGACGACTCCGGGCAGCGGCGAGATTGTTATTGACCGTATTGTCGCTAAGTCCAACAAGATCAAGATTGGCGACAGTATTACATTCGCGGACAAAAAATTAAAGGTTGTTGGTTTATCCGAAGGCACTTTTATATTAAGCACTTCATTTGCGTTTATAAATAAAACTGATGCCAGCGCGGTATACGCCTTGCCAACCACCACAAACTATTGGCTGGTCTCTGTAACTCCAGGTGCTGATGTGCAAAAAGTTCAAGCCGCGATCAACAGTCAAATCCCCGGCGTCAATGCCCATATCAAGGATCACTTCGTGCAGGTTAACATAAACCTAATTAGAGATATCGTTACGCCGGTCTTCGGCGCCCTGGTCGTACTTGGAGCACTGATCGGCTTGGCGGTTATTGGTCTGACCATATTCACGTCTACCATCGAAAAAGCCAAAGAGTACGGCGTTTTAAAAGCCATCGGGCTGAAAAACCGTCAGCTATATGCCGTTGTGATCGAACAAGCGTTAATTGCGGCAACGCTGGGTTTTATATTGGGAGCTGCTCTGGCCTATGCCTTAAACCCGTTAATCGTTAGCGCTGTTCCACAGTTTGTGACTCAGCTGCGGCCTTTAGACATAGCCTGGATATTTGGGATAACGGTGGTGATAGCGATCGCATCTTCGTACATTCCGCTGCGGCGGCTGAATCAAATTGATCCGGCGGAGGTATTTCGGTCATGA
- a CDS encoding ABC transporter ATP-binding protein: protein MSIVSVKNISKIFGSGHTAVKAVQNVSLQIKPGDIVLIMGPSGSGKTTLISMVGALMSPTDGDVRVEGQGLGSLKPGQLADLRLKEFGFIFQSFNLLSALSAEKNVMLPLLVAGLSQKQARCKARASLEKLGLGSQLRNLPKDLSGGEKQRVAVARALANDPKVILADEPTANLDKKTGVNVMVMLCEIACRENRAVIIVSHDERLKAVAKRVITIEDGKLVREEAGQHNRHCRMHTAAGLRGAQKGES from the coding sequence ATGAGTATCGTAAGCGTTAAAAATATCAGTAAAATATTCGGTAGCGGCCATACGGCTGTTAAGGCCGTGCAAAACGTGTCACTGCAAATTAAGCCGGGTGACATCGTACTAATCATGGGGCCTTCGGGTTCTGGTAAGACTACGCTTATTTCAATGGTCGGTGCGCTGATGAGTCCGACAGACGGCGATGTACGGGTGGAGGGTCAAGGCCTGGGCTCGCTGAAGCCTGGCCAGTTAGCTGATCTGAGGCTGAAAGAATTTGGGTTTATATTCCAATCGTTTAATTTGCTCTCGGCGCTTAGCGCCGAGAAAAACGTGATGCTGCCTTTGTTGGTTGCCGGCTTGTCTCAAAAGCAAGCCAGGTGCAAAGCGCGCGCTTCGCTAGAAAAGCTCGGGCTTGGTTCGCAGTTACGTAATTTACCTAAAGACTTGTCCGGTGGCGAGAAGCAGCGGGTGGCCGTTGCCCGGGCACTGGCCAATGATCCCAAAGTTATTCTGGCCGATGAGCCGACTGCTAATCTAGATAAAAAAACGGGGGTCAATGTTATGGTTATGTTGTGTGAGATCGCTTGCCGCGAAAACCGCGCTGTGATTATAGTGAGTCACGACGAACGACTTAAGGCTGTTGCCAAGCGGGTTATAACTATCGAAGATGGAAAGTTGGTGCGCGAAGAAGCAGGCCAGCATAACCGGCACTGCCGCATGCACACAGCAGCAGGGCTTCGTGGAGCCCAGAAAGGCGAAAGCTAA
- a CDS encoding isoprenylcysteine carboxylmethyltransferase family protein, producing the protein MESQAYNLWWLVILNAAIFVIFAFSFTKPRTKRDWRSLGAFSAFILALFTEMYGFPLTIYLLSGWLSSRFPGMDLYSHNMGHLWQTVFNLPGDPHLNLLHILSITAIFGGFWILASAWSVLYKAQRAGMLATTGLYAKVRHPQYVGFVLIMIGFLLQWPTIPTLILFPLLVYMYDKLAKTEEKEMLSQFGRVYKTYAASVSAFWPGGRSAA; encoded by the coding sequence ATGGAATCGCAGGCTTATAATTTATGGTGGCTGGTGATTCTCAACGCAGCTATATTCGTTATCTTTGCGTTTAGTTTCACCAAGCCTAGAACTAAGCGTGATTGGCGCTCGCTCGGGGCGTTCTCGGCTTTCATATTGGCGCTGTTTACCGAGATGTATGGCTTTCCGTTGACCATCTACCTGCTTTCGGGCTGGCTGAGTAGCCGCTTTCCCGGCATGGATCTGTATTCGCACAACATGGGGCATTTGTGGCAGACGGTTTTTAACCTGCCTGGCGACCCCCATCTTAATTTGTTGCACATCCTCAGCATTACCGCTATTTTTGGTGGTTTCTGGATATTGGCTTCAGCTTGGAGCGTTCTGTACAAAGCCCAGCGAGCTGGCATGCTAGCCACAACAGGCTTGTACGCTAAGGTGCGCCATCCGCAGTACGTTGGATTCGTCCTTATAATGATCGGCTTCTTGCTACAATGGCCGACTATCCCGACGCTTATTTTGTTTCCGCTACTCGTGTATATGTATGACAAATTAGCTAAAACTGAGGAGAAAGAAATGCTTAGTCAGTTTGGTAGGGTCTATAAAACTTACGCGGCTTCGGTATCAGCTTTTTGGCCGGGAGGTCGCAGCGCAGCGTAA
- a CDS encoding FAD-binding oxidoreductase, with product MALDHADSLKKIIKGDVEAGQKTLSFYSHDTSLFEVRPRLVVFPKNARDVCQLVEFVNRHKTADPSLSLTARSGGTDMSGGAINDSIIVAFERYMNHFGNVQGSKILTQPGVYYHDLEPVTLARGLLMPSYPASREICMVGGMVANNAGGEKSLTYGKTDRYVSEVKIVLHDGKEHTIKPLGGVELQKKLAEPGLEGDIFRSVHKMVTTHAELLSASKPRVSKNSTGYNLWDVWDGKTFDLTKLITGSQGTLGLITEATLKLVPSQPLSGMQVAFLPSLERLGEVINSLLELRPTSLESFDDHTLKFAFRFFLSFRKTLGWRRFIWLGLSFIPVLGKLLRHIFHLPKVILLIEFEGKTQAQIDTKLRSVANRLTAYNIDSQAAEDRRHEEKFWIMRRESFNLLRKNIKRKHTAPFIDDLVVPPACLPEFLPRLIEILERYKLLYTIAGHMGDGNFHIIPLMDLADKRERDKIPKVLKEVTDLVLHYGGSLSGEHNDGLIRGPFLPRMYKPEMMSLFKSVKQLFDPHNIFNPHKKTDAAWEYSEAHMRRRF from the coding sequence ATGGCGCTCGATCACGCCGATTCACTCAAAAAGATTATCAAGGGAGATGTGGAGGCCGGCCAAAAAACCCTCAGCTTTTATAGTCACGACACTAGCTTGTTTGAAGTTAGGCCGCGCCTGGTGGTCTTCCCGAAAAACGCCCGCGATGTTTGCCAACTGGTGGAATTTGTTAACCGCCATAAAACCGCCGACCCCTCATTGTCTCTAACCGCCCGCAGTGGCGGCACGGATATGTCTGGCGGTGCTATTAATGATTCAATTATTGTGGCGTTTGAACGTTATATGAACCACTTTGGTAATGTGCAAGGGAGTAAAATATTAACCCAACCAGGTGTTTACTATCACGATTTGGAGCCGGTGACGCTGGCGCGTGGCTTGCTAATGCCTTCATATCCGGCATCACGTGAGATTTGCATGGTCGGCGGCATGGTAGCCAACAATGCCGGCGGTGAGAAATCTTTAACCTATGGCAAGACTGACCGCTATGTTTCGGAAGTTAAAATTGTTCTACACGACGGCAAGGAGCACACTATTAAGCCGCTAGGTGGGGTTGAGCTGCAAAAAAAGCTAGCCGAGCCAGGTCTCGAAGGGGATATTTTCAGAAGCGTGCATAAAATGGTAACGACCCATGCCGAACTCTTGTCCGCATCCAAACCTCGGGTTAGTAAAAACTCGACCGGCTACAACCTGTGGGATGTCTGGGACGGCAAAACTTTCGATTTAACCAAGCTCATTACCGGCTCGCAAGGCACGCTGGGTCTTATAACCGAAGCTACCCTTAAGCTGGTGCCGTCTCAGCCTCTTTCGGGCATGCAAGTCGCCTTTTTGCCATCACTGGAGCGACTAGGCGAAGTTATTAACTCGCTGTTGGAGTTACGGCCAACCAGCCTGGAATCTTTTGATGACCACACCTTAAAATTTGCCTTTAGATTTTTTCTGAGCTTTCGCAAAACCCTGGGCTGGCGGCGGTTTATCTGGTTGGGACTGAGTTTTATCCCAGTGCTTGGAAAGCTGCTGCGTCATATATTTCATCTGCCCAAGGTCATCTTGCTGATCGAATTTGAGGGTAAAACTCAAGCCCAAATTGACACGAAATTACGCTCGGTAGCCAATCGTCTGACGGCCTATAATATCGATAGCCAAGCGGCCGAGGATCGCCGCCACGAAGAAAAATTCTGGATTATGCGCCGCGAAAGCTTTAACCTGCTGCGTAAAAACATTAAGCGCAAACACACCGCGCCGTTTATTGATGATTTGGTTGTGCCGCCGGCTTGCTTGCCGGAGTTTTTGCCGCGGCTGATAGAAATTCTGGAGCGCTACAAACTGCTTTACACTATTGCTGGACACATGGGCGATGGCAATTTTCACATCATTCCGCTGATGGATCTGGCGGATAAGCGGGAGCGAGACAAGATCCCAAAAGTACTGAAGGAGGTTACCGACTTAGTACTTCACTACGGCGGGTCTTTGTCTGGCGAACACAACGACGGCTTAATACGCGGACCATTCCTGCCGCGTATGTATAAGCCAGAGATGATGTCGCTGTTCAAGTCCGTTAAACAGCTTTTTGACCCGCACAATATTTTTAATCCACATAAGAAAACAGATGCGGCCTGGGAATACTCCGAGGCTCATATGCGCAGGAGGTTTTAA
- a CDS encoding FAD-dependent oxidoreductase — translation MKVVIVGGGFGGVRAALNLARRPGFDVTLVSKQSYFEYHPALYRSATGRSPLEVAIPLADFFASDNNLEVVEDEIVSLDHQKKSVTGKSGSVFRYDALILATGAVTQYFGIKGLRDYSYGIKTIQEALELKRHLHEDLVAGHRAERSYVVIGGGATGVELAGELVGYLNHVRRRHGINTKFSVDLVEASPRVLPSLPESFTNQIERRLQRLRVKLHLKTLVKSESADQIKLLRGDIESHTVIWTAGIANNPFFAQNPNAFKLDKSGKVVVNEYLEAMPGVYVIGDSAATQFSGMAQTAIHDANLVTTNLKRQLKHKTRLPYQPAKPIYAIPAGPGWSAVLWGRTKIYGRPGWLLRRLADLRLYLRFLPLKKALTTWRYGFDLEESCPICR, via the coding sequence GTGAAGGTTGTAATTGTTGGCGGTGGCTTCGGCGGAGTGCGGGCGGCTCTCAATTTGGCTAGGCGGCCGGGGTTTGATGTTACCCTTGTTTCCAAACAGAGCTACTTTGAGTATCACCCTGCTCTTTATCGTTCGGCTACCGGGCGCTCGCCACTCGAAGTTGCCATACCGTTGGCCGACTTCTTTGCCAGTGACAACAATCTTGAAGTGGTTGAGGACGAAATCGTGAGCCTAGATCACCAAAAAAAGTCTGTGACCGGCAAGTCCGGATCAGTCTTTCGGTATGACGCCCTGATTTTGGCTACGGGGGCGGTGACACAGTACTTTGGCATCAAGGGCTTGCGCGATTACTCTTACGGCATCAAAACGATCCAAGAAGCTTTGGAGCTAAAACGCCACCTGCACGAGGATTTGGTTGCTGGGCACCGCGCTGAGCGTAGCTACGTAGTCATTGGCGGCGGAGCCACCGGTGTTGAGCTGGCAGGTGAACTGGTTGGCTATCTTAATCATGTGCGCCGTCGCCATGGTATTAATACAAAATTTAGTGTCGATCTGGTTGAGGCCAGTCCGCGTGTGCTACCCAGTTTGCCAGAAAGCTTTACCAACCAGATCGAGCGACGATTGCAGCGCCTGAGAGTAAAGTTGCACCTGAAAACACTGGTAAAAAGTGAGTCCGCCGACCAGATAAAACTGCTCCGGGGCGATATTGAGTCGCATACGGTTATCTGGACAGCCGGCATAGCCAATAATCCATTTTTTGCCCAAAACCCCAACGCATTCAAGCTTGATAAGAGCGGCAAGGTGGTGGTTAACGAATACCTGGAGGCTATGCCGGGGGTATATGTGATTGGTGATAGTGCCGCGACCCAGTTTAGTGGCATGGCTCAAACCGCCATTCACGACGCTAACCTTGTAACCACCAATCTCAAACGGCAACTGAAGCACAAAACACGGCTGCCTTACCAGCCGGCCAAGCCGATCTATGCTATCCCGGCTGGGCCAGGTTGGTCTGCGGTGCTTTGGGGTAGGACTAAAATCTATGGTCGCCCAGGCTGGCTGCTGCGTCGCTTGGCTGACCTGCGGCTTTACCTAAGATTCTTACCACTTAAGAAAGCCCTGACTACCTGGAGGTACGGTTTTGATCTGGAGGAATCATGTCCGATATGTCGCTAA
- a CDS encoding class I SAM-dependent methyltransferase, with the protein MCLACQQIEKLLAPTRIQINGNRSHDIQVHDERLYYRVLLYRSLGFGEAYTDGWWDSERINDLIFRLIKNHVGHRALWPTLALYVSVNLTNKVSFGGYVAEKHGARVTVMTVSKEQVTPDCRKLKHLPVTFVLQDYRQASGSFDHVVSLGMVEHARTSNYTALMKVVDRVMKPAKVLLLHTIGYNLKTSEVDPWIERYTFPGGIIPGRHNLATVVEKMSAIEDRHNFGVGYDTALRAWHHRLESAWSNLEKTYDERLYRMWRYCLLAGADVFRALNVKLWQVVLCRGKSGGYESVS; encoded by the coding sequence ATGTGTTTAGCTTGCCAGCAAATTGAGAAACTACTAGCACCGACCAGAATTCAAATTAACGGCAATCGGTCTCATGACATCCAGGTACATGATGAACGCTTGTATTACCGAGTGTTGCTCTACAGATCCCTGGGCTTTGGCGAGGCCTACACGGACGGCTGGTGGGATAGCGAACGCATTAACGATCTGATTTTTAGGCTTATAAAAAATCATGTTGGGCACCGCGCTTTATGGCCTACCCTGGCGTTGTACGTAAGTGTCAACTTAACAAACAAAGTCAGTTTTGGCGGCTATGTTGCCGAAAAACACGGTGCTCGTGTAACTGTTATGACTGTGTCGAAGGAGCAGGTAACTCCCGACTGCCGCAAGCTCAAACATTTGCCTGTGACTTTTGTCCTCCAAGACTATCGGCAGGCTTCGGGTAGTTTTGACCATGTTGTTTCACTCGGTATGGTCGAACATGCTAGAACCAGTAATTACACTGCGCTCATGAAAGTTGTGGACAGGGTCATGAAACCGGCTAAGGTGCTTCTGCTGCATACTATTGGCTACAACCTTAAAACCTCTGAAGTTGATCCGTGGATTGAACGCTACACTTTCCCTGGCGGCATAATTCCTGGAAGGCACAATTTGGCAACTGTCGTTGAGAAGATGTCCGCCATCGAAGACCGGCATAATTTTGGTGTGGGCTACGATACGGCACTTCGAGCTTGGCATCATCGGTTAGAGTCAGCCTGGTCTAACCTTGAGAAAACTTATGACGAACGGCTCTACCGTATGTGGCGATACTGCCTGTTGGCCGGCGCCGACGTCTTTCGGGCGCTAAATGTAAAGTTGTGGCAAGTGGTTTTATGTCGCGGTAAGTCAGGAGGTTATGAAAGTGTCAGTTAA